A part of Procambarus clarkii isolate CNS0578487 chromosome 21, FALCON_Pclarkii_2.0, whole genome shotgun sequence genomic DNA contains:
- the LOC138367213 gene encoding uncharacterized protein: protein MKVSTGVEVLTVIEGSTGCGGLNWVWRPQLGVEASTGCKGLNWVWRPQLGMEASTCVEVSIRMKVSTGVVASTGMEASSGVEASTGVQVSTGVEASTGVEVSNGVEASTGVEVSTGVETFAGCGGLSTVWRPQLGVDFSTRVETSIGVEASAGVEASVGCGGLSWC from the coding sequence ATGAAGGTCTCAACTGGTGTGGAGGTTTTAACTGTTATTGAGggctcaactgggtgtggaggcctcaactgggtgtggaggcctcaactgggtgtggaggcctcaacTGGGTGTAAAGGTCTAAATTGGGTTTGGAGGCCTCAACTGGGTATGGAGGCCTCAACTTGTGTGGAAGTCTCAATTCGTATGAAGGTTTCAACTGGTGTTGTGGCCTCAACTGGTATGGAGGCCTCAAGTGGTGTGGAGGCCTCAACTGGTGTGCAGGTCTCAACTGGTGTGGAGGCCTCAACCGGTGTGGAGGTCTCAAATGGTGTGGAGGCCTCAACTGGTGTGGAGGTCTCAACTGGTGTCGAGACCTTTGCTGGATGTGGAGGCCTCAGCACTGTGTGGAGACCTCAGTTGGGTGTGGATTTCTCAACTCGTGTGGAGACCTCAATTGGTGTGGAGGCCTCAGCTGGTGTGGAGGCCTCAgttgggtgtggaggcctcagcTGGTGTTGA